A genomic region of Miscanthus floridulus cultivar M001 chromosome 3, ASM1932011v1, whole genome shotgun sequence contains the following coding sequences:
- the LOC136544009 gene encoding probable LRR receptor-like serine/threonine-protein kinase At5g59680 translates to MAVFLVLWAALVLVFALHVVGDEIELSIDCGLDDKYSDYMDPNTNLRYVPDGTFVDAGENHVVATAAADQAKNGRVDAIYSLRSFPSGKWNCYALPTATAATYLVRMQFLYGNYDKQSSSSVQFEIHLGSVPWDTVTVGPADTNATTKEAVFVAWAGWAPVCLVNTGRGTPFVSVVELRKLGDGLYPPVSGNQSMSMYDRRMMGTDAPVTRHPTDTHDRLWYGKSGPQWRNMSTQLDIQPDPSFDVPSPILQRAIEPAGNNSTSLTVIAGRDYRNTYRFMAFLHFADFNNTQVREFDIYVNDKPLISKPYSPQYLADSCVRSPEWYTAPDGKHNITLVGTAASVLPPMLNALEIYTLIDLDDALAPSTMPNDFDAIMGIKLKYLVKRNWTGDPCFPDTLWNGVMCNNPSADLARIISLNLSNSDLSGEISLNFTSLTALETLDLSYNNLNGLIPDFITSLSSLQVLNLSGNHLSGPLPESFCKNLTRQLVLSYDQLVVGPLCAQRTNPSRKGTIVKAVSIGVSVLVAAILFLGYFIWRKKIHPNVGPESTYDDLVRDPELENNVPRSAKGHGGNLQNSESRQFTYKELEKITNNFEGFIGHGGFGHVYCGRLENGTEVAVKMRSESSLHGLDEFLAEVQSLTKVHHRNLVSLVGYCWEGDHLALVYEYLSQGSLFDHLRGKNGVAETLNWGTRVRVVLEAAQGLDYLHKGCNPPIIHRDVKTSNILLGRNLEAKLADFGLSKTYLSDSQTHISATAAGTSGYIDPEYYHTGRLTESSDVYSFGVVLLEAATGKAPILPGHGHIVHRVNQMITAGEDISRIADARLEGAYDVNSMWKVVDTANQCTLDAAAQRPTMATVVAQLKESMALEEARESDSSVRATLGGDISALLSAGGPSAR, encoded by the exons ATGGCGGTGTTCTTGGTTCTTTGGGCTGCGTTGGTGCTCGTGTTTGCTCTTCATGTCGTCGGCGATGAGATAG AATTGAGCATCGACTGCGGCCTTGACGACAAGTACAGTGACTACATGGACCCCAACACCAACCTCAGGTATGTCCCCGACGGCACGTTCGTCGACGCCGGTGAGAACCACGTGGTGGCCACGGCCGCTGCCGACCAGGCGAAGAACGGGCGGGTGGACGCCATCTACTCGCTCAGGAGCTTTCCCTCCGGCAAGTGGAACTGCTACGCGCTCCCCACCGCCACCGCGGCCACGTACCTGGTGCGGATGCAGTTCTTGTACGGCAACTACGACAAACAGAGCAGCTCGTCGGTGCAGTTCGAGATCCACCTGGGCTCCGTACCGTGGGACACCGTCACCGTGGGGCCTGCCGACACCAACGCCACCACCAAGGAGGCGGTGTTCGTGGCGTGGGCGGGGTGGGCGCCGGTGTGCCTGGTCAACACCGGCCGCGGCACGCCGTTCGTGTCCGTGGTGGAGCTCAGGAAGCTCGGGGACGGGCTCTATCCGCCCGTCTCCGGTAACCAGTCCATGTCAATGTACGACCGCCGAATGATGGGGACAGACGCTCCAGTGACCAG GCATCCGACAGATACGCACGACCGACTCTGGTATGGGAAGAGCGGCCCACAGTGGAGAAACATGTCGACGCAGCTTGACATCCAGCCAGACCCCAGCTTCGATGTGCCCTCGCCCATTCTCCAGAGGGCCATAGAACCGGCCGGCAACAACAGCACGTCGCTCACCGTCATCGCAGGGAGAGATTACAGAAATACGTACCGGTTCATGGCCTTTCTGCACTTCGCCGATTTTAACAACACCCAAGTCCGGGAATTCGATATATACGTGAACGACAAACCTTTGATCTCGAAGCCGTATAGCCCACAATATCTTGCAGATTCCTGTGTGCGCAGCCCTGAGTGGTATACTGCCCCCGACGGCAAGCACAACATAACCCTTGTCGGCACTGCAGCCTCCGTGCTTCCACCAATGCTCAATGCGCTTGAGATATACACTTTGATCGACTTGGATGATGCTCTGGCTCCATCAACAATGCCTAATGATT TTGATGCTATTATGGGTATTAAACTCAAGTATTTAGTCAAGAGAAACTGGACGGGGGATCCATGTTTCCCAGATACATTATGGAATGGCGTGATGTGCAACAATCCAAGTGCTGACCTTGCTAGGATAATATCACT GAATCTCTCCAACAGCGACTTGAGCGGTGAAATATCTCTGAATTTTACATCGCTCACGGCACTGGAAACTTT GGATTTGTCTTATAACAACTTAAATGGACTCATACCTGATTTCATAACAAGTTTGTCATCACTTCAAGTTCT AAATTTGTCTGGCAATCATCTGAGTGGCCCGCTTCCAGAATCTTTTTGTAAAAATCTCACACGACAACTTGTTCTCAG CTATGACCAGCTTGTTGTTGGGCCTCTGTGCGCTCAAAGAACAAATCCATCAAGAAAAGGGACAATTGTCAAAGCTGTCTCAATAGGGGTATCTGTGCTGGTAGCGGCTATACTTTTTCTTGGATATTTCATCTGGAGAAAGAAAATACATCCCAACG TGGGACCAGAATCTACATATGACGATCTTGTGAGAGATCCAGAACTTGAGAATAATGTTCCTAGAAGTGCAAAAGGCCATGGTGGCAACCTGCAAAATAGCGAGAGTCGCCAGTTCACGTACAAAGAGCTGGAGAAGATAACTAATAATTTCGAAGGTTTCATAGGACATGGAGGTTTTGGCCATGTGTACTGCGGCCGATTAGAAAACGGTACTGAGGTTGCTGTCAAGATGCGTTCTGAGTCATCACTACATGGGCTGGATGAGTTTCTGGCTGAG GTTCAGAGCTTGACAAAGGTGCATCACAGGAATCTAGTTTCTTTGGTTGGTTACTGCTGGGAAGGAGATCACTTGGCATTGGTTTATGAGTACCTGTCTCAAGGCAGTCTTTTTGATCATCTGAGAG GTAAAAATGGTGTTGCTGAAACCTTGAATTGGGGAACACGTGTACGAGTAGTGCTTGAAGCTGCACAAG GCCTGGATTATCTGCACAAAGGATGCAACCCTCCAATAATCCACCGTGATGTGAAGACCAGCAACATTCTCCTGGGTCGAAATCTGGAGGCCAAACTAGCAGATTTTGGACTTTCGAAAACCTATCTAAGCGACAGTCAGACTCACATATCAGCCACTGCAGCTGGCACATCGGGTTACATCGATCCAGA GTACTACCACACTGGTAGGCTCACCGAGAGCAGTGATGTCTATAGCTTCGGAGTTGTTCTGCTGGAGGCAGCCACCGGCAAGGCTCCGATACTGCCAGGCCATGGCCACATCGTTCACCGAGTCAACCAGATGATAACTGCAGGTGAAGACATCAGTCGTATCGCCGATGCGCGCCTGGAAGGTGCCTACGATGTGAATTCCATGTGGAAGGTGGTGGACACTGCGAACCAGTGCACTTTAGATGCTGCTGCTCAAAGGCCAACGATGGCTACCGTGGTGGCGCAGCTGAAGGAGAGCATGGCATTGGAGGAAGCTCGTGAGTCGGATAGTAGCGTCAGGGCAACTCTAGGGGGTGATATCTCAGCTTTGCTCTCCGCAGGTGGTCCATCTGCGAGATGA